From the genome of Gemmobacter aquarius:
TGGTGTCAATTCATTTGTCGAAAAGAGAGCAGGACCCGTGTTTGAAATTTCTGGCGTTGGAGTCCTCGCGGCCTTTTTGGGAGGGCTCTGTCTTCCTGTCCCCGTGCGTGCTGCCGCTGGCGCCCGGTTATGTGTCCTACATAGCAGGGCAACCGGGCCAGAGTGCGCACGGTGTCGTGCAGATGAAAACTCGCCTGAATCGCCTGCTCTTGAGCCTTTATTTCGTTATGGGTTTCTCGACAGTATTTATTTCCTTGGGCGCTGGTGCCAGCCTTCTCGGTGGCTTGCTTTTGCAATGGAAATACGAGCTCGGCATTGTCGGCGGTGCGCTTATCATCGTGTTTGGATTGGTCATGACCGGGCTTATACGGCCGGGCATCCTGCTCCGTGACACGCGATTCACATTTGATGCAAAAGGCGGAAACCCTCTTGGCGCCTATTTGCTTGGGCTCGCGTTTGCTTTTGGCTGGACGCCTTGCATTGGGCAGTTTTAGGGTCGATCTTGACGGTGAGTGCGGCTTCGGGGGCAGATGGCGTGGCCCTTTTGACAGTGTACTCGGTCGGCCTTGGTGTTCCGTTCCTGTTGCTCGCCGCATTTACGAATGAACTGGCCGCACGCATCAGGCGACTTGGTCGTGCAAGCCTCTGGCTTCATCGGGTAGCGGGCGTTGTCATGATCGCTATGGTATCGCTGTAATGACCGGGCAGATCACGGATATTGCTTTCTGGTTGCTAGAGACATTCCTGTTTGGGAACGATCGGCTGAGGGTCAGCCCAAAAGCACGGTCGACAGCAGGTTCACGTTCAGCACGATAATCACGGCCGCAATCAACCAACAGAGGCCGGTCAGCCAGCGGGGTGCGACCAGTTCGCCATCTTGGCGCGGCTGGCTGTGAACATCACCAAGGGCACTATGGCGAAGGGAAGCTGGAATGACAGCACCACCTGACTCAGGATCAAAAGCTCACCCACACCACCGCTGCCGTAGAGCAGGATCACGAAGATCGCTGGGATGATGGCAAGGCCCCGGGTAATCAGCCGCCGCGCCCAAGGGGCGATGCGCAGGTTGATGAACCTTCCATCACGATCTGTCCGGCCATGGTGGCGGTGACAGTAGAGTTCAGCCCCGCGCAGAGGAGTGCCACACCGAACAGGACCGGCGCGAGCGACGAGCCGAGCAAGGGCTCCAGCAACAGATGCGCCTTGTCAATTTCGGCTACGTCGTTTTGCCCCACGGTGTAGAAGCAGCAGCGGCCA
Proteins encoded in this window:
- a CDS encoding cytochrome c biogenesis CcdA family protein, whose translation is MKFLALESSRPFWEGSVFLSPCVLPLAPGYVSYIAGQPGQSAHGVVQMKTRLNRLLLSLYFVMGFSTVFISLGAGASLLGGLLLQWKYELGIVGGALIIVFGLVMTGLIRPGILLRDTRFTFDAKGGNPLGAYLLGLAFAFGWTPCIGQF